A genomic segment from Aspergillus chevalieri M1 DNA, chromosome 7, nearly complete sequence encodes:
- the RAD2 gene encoding ssDNA endodeoxyribonuclease RAD2 (BUSCO:EOG09260B3H;~COG:L;~EggNog:ENOG410PGTD;~InterPro:IPR006086,IPR006084,IPR006085,IPR019974, IPR001044,IPR036279,IPR008918,IPR029060,IPR003903;~PFAM:PF00867,PF00752;~go_component: GO:0005634 - nucleus [Evidence IEA];~go_function: GO:0003677 - DNA binding [Evidence IEA];~go_function: GO:0003697 - single-stranded DNA binding [Evidence IEA];~go_function: GO:0003824 - catalytic activity [Evidence IEA];~go_function: GO:0004518 - nuclease activity [Evidence IEA];~go_function: GO:0004519 - endonuclease activity [Evidence IEA];~go_function: GO:0016788 - hydrolase activity, acting on ester bonds [Evidence IEA];~go_process: GO:0006289 - nucleotide-excision repair [Evidence IEA]), whose amino-acid sequence MGVTGLWTVVQPCARPIKLETLNKRRLAVDASIWIYQFLKAVRDKEGNALRNSHIVGFFRRICKLLYFGIKPVFVFDGGAPLLKRQTIASRHKRREGRREDAARTAGKLLAVQMHRSAEEEAARHRNRAAREEEEVPDNPVYAEEAFMTDREKRQARQFRKKDAYHLPELEISLEQMGAPNDPRIMSHEELEEYAQQFYRGEEINLYDFSKIDFDSPFFMSLPATDRYNILNAARLRSRLRMGYSKEQLDNMFPDRMAFSKFQIERVKERNDLTQRLMNINGMNGMDAFYDSGQRIAGERGKEYVLVKDPTNEGGWVLGVVGNKDEGGAEKPIDVDQYGQQEVFPDMRESDDEGGFEDVPIEGLNRLPRLSFLQKGAFDESIKAQREVPDAVEDDSLFVQSDLEDRHGIDNIFEDGNEDEDLQKAIAMSLEAATEAQEHDDLPEISINSNTTAPAPLGSTEPSFMPPESDGEEMDFAAALAQTKRPKRDAPHPVPANPFGGPLPFESIKLKPSAEKRQDKAIDEDAGGFVKEPAPSTGKGKEQLPLPPWFSAEHTSAEFVPDKVDNTSLEGYRDSIMTPNRQSLKDYRSPDVIDVDQEPESKEVIDLEAPAEKGTAEATGLPTADKENVTNVAPEEAQILLPQEDDITDEKPYEGPTETKKPSPVVQEDIGRIEPSPSPEFEDVTIQPQKAPSIEFKPQPLAEFNQQDSLFVEEGDEEREQQETAIDLEDEDLMRQLAAEDEEHARFAATLNPTVPGQSAAEYEQELKQLRSQQKKDRRDADEVTQVMISECQQLLTLFGLPYVTAPMEAEAQCAELVSLGLVDGIITDDSDIFLFGGTRVYKNMFNQSKFVECYLTSDMEKEYALHRKKLISFAHLLGSDYTEGIPGIGPVTALEILTEFSSLEEFRDWWTQVQLGTDMSTSTHQTFYKKFKKHASKIFLPRSFPDTRVEDAYLKPEVDSDPSLFQWGVPDLYGLRNFLMATIGWSQERTDEVLVPVIRDMNKREQEGTQANITSFYHGPTGAGAFAPRVRNGGKSRMENAFSRLRQEAATGQIVNGDIIDADVDVAVDATSGDNPSPRSPSPGRTSGRKGKGKGTKRGTTTASQVDDEATSKKRKTRRSKN is encoded by the coding sequence ATGGGTGTAACCGGGCTGTGGACAGTCGTCCAGCCCTGCGCACGACCTATCAAACTCGAAACGCTCAATAAACGGCGCCTAGCAGTTGATGCGTCAATTTGGATATACCAGTTCCTTAAAGCGGTGCGAGACAAAGAAGGCAATGCGCTGCGCAATTCTCACATTGTTGGATTCTTCCGCCGGATATGCAAACTTCTATACTTTGGGATTAAACCTGTCTTTGTCTTCGATGGCGGGGCACCGCTGTTGAAAAGGCAGACTATCGCTAGTAGACATAAGAGACGGGAGGGGCGGAGAGAGGATGCTGCGAGGACGGCAGGGAAGTTACTTGCTGTGCAGATGCACAGGAGTgcagaggaagaggcggCACGGCATAGGAATAGGGCGGCtagggaagaagaggaggttcCTGATAACCCAGTGTATGCTGAAGAGGCATTCATGACGGACAGGGAGAAACGACAGGCTCGGCAGTTTAGGAAGAAGGACGCCTATCATCTTCCGGAACTTGAAATCTCGCTTGAGCAGATGGGTGCGCCGAATGATCCGCGTATTATGTCTCATGAGGAACTAGAGGAGTATGCGCAGCAGTTTTATAGGGGTGAAGAGATCAATCTCTACGACTTTTCTAAGATCGACTTTGACAGTCCGTTCTTTATGAGTCTGCCCGCTACCGATCGGTATAATATCCTTAATGCTGCGAGGCTCAGGAGTCGACTGCGTATGGGCTATTCCAAGGAACAGTTAGACAACATGTTCCCGGACCGCATGGCGTTCTCCAAGTTCCAAATCGAACGTGTGAAGGAAAGAAACGATTTGACGCAACGACTGATGAACATCAACGGCATGAATGGGATGGATGCTTTCTACGACTCGGGACAAAGGATTGCAGGAGAACGTGGCAAGGAGTATGTTTTGGTGAAAGACCCCACCAACGAGGGCGGTTGGGTACTTGGTGTCGTGGGCAACAAGGATGAAGGCGGGGCTGAAAAGCCTATTGATGTTGACCAATACGGACAGCAAGAGGTGTTTCCTGACATGAGAGAGTCGGATGATGAGGGGGGTTTCGAGGATGTGCCTATTGAAGGGCTGAACAGACTCCCGAGGTTATCGTTTCTTCAGAAGGGTGCCTTTGACGAGTCGATTAAGGCTCAACGAGAGGTACCTGATGCAGTCGAGGACGATTCGCTTTTTGTACAAAGTGACCTGGAAGATCGCCATGGTATTGACAATATCTTCGAGGACGGgaacgaagatgaagaccttcagaaggcgATTGCGATGTCATTAGAAGCAGCTACGGAAGCTCAAGAGCACGATGATCTCCCAGAGATTTCAATCAATTCTAATACTACAGCACCGGCACCACTTGGATCAACGGAACCCAGTTTTATGCCTCCGGAGAGCGATGGTGAGGAAATGGATTTCGCGGCTGCACTAGCGCAGACAAAACGACCGAAAAGAGACGCACCGCACCCCGTGCCTGCTAATCCATTCGGAGGACCCTTGCCATTCGAATCCATCAAACTCAAGCCAAGTGCAGAAAAGCGGCAAGACAAGGCCATTGACGAAGATGCGGGTGGTTTTGTGAAAGAGCCTGCTCCGTCTACTGGAAAAGGCAAGGAGCAGTTGCCGCTGCCGCCGTGGTTCTCTGCTGAACACACGAGTGCCGAGTTTGTCCCTGACAAAGTCGATAATACTTCGCTGGAGGGCTACCGGGACAGCATCATGACACCGAACCGTCAGTCATTGAAGGATTATCGGTCGCCGGATGTCATTGACGTTGATCAGGAGCCAGAGTCCAAGGAAGTGATTGATCTTGAGGCTCCCGCAGAGAAGGGAACTGCTGAAGCTACTGGACTACCAACTGCAGACAAAGAAAATGTTACAAACGTGGCGCCGGAAGAGGCTCAAATATTGCTGCCACAAGAGGATGACATTACAGACGAAAAGCCTTACGAAGGACCTACAGAAACTAAGAAGCCAAGCCCCGTCGTTCAAGAGGACATTGGACGTATAGAGCCATCCCCGTCGCCGGAGTTCGAGGATGTTACAATCCAGCCACAAAAAGCACCTAGCATTGAATTTAAGCCTCAACCACTTGCTGAGTTTAATCAGCAAGATTCCCTCTTTGTAGAAGAAGGagatgaagaaagagagcaACAGGAAACTGCGATTGATCTAGAGGATGAAGACTTGATGCGACAACTTGCAGCAGAAGACGAGGAACATGCTCGCTTCGCAGCCACGCTGAATCCCACAGTACCTGGCCAAAGTGCTGCAGAGTACGAACAAGAACTCAAACAGCTGCGCTCCCAGCAGAAGAAGGATCGCAGAGACGCAGACGAGGTTACACAAGTCATGATCTCTGAATGTCAGCAGTTGTTGACGCTTTTTGGGTTGCCGTATGTTACCGCGCCTATGGAAGCCGAGGCGCAATGCGCAGAGCTGGTCTCCCTCGGCCTTGTCGACGGTATCATCACCGACGACAGCGATATCTTTCTCTTTGGAGGAACGCGCGTGTACAAGAATATGTTCAATCAGAGCAAGTTTGTGGAATGTTATCTAACATCAGACATGGAGAAGGAATACGCGCTTCACCGGAAGAAACTCATCAGCTTCGCCCATCTCCTCGGAAGCGACTACACGGAAGGCATCCCAGGAATAGGGCCCGTGACAGCACTAGAAATCCTCACTGAATTCTCCAGCCTCGAAGAATTCCGCGACTGGTGGACACAAGTCCAACTAGGCACAGATATGTCCACCTCCACCCACCAAACCTTCTACAAGAAATTCAAGAAACACGCCTCCAAAATCTTCCTTCCCCGCTCCTTCCCCGACACTCGCGTGGAAGACGCCTACCTCAAGCCCGAAGTCGACTCCGACCCATCCCTATTCCAATGGGGCGTGCCCGACCTGTACGGACTCCGAAACTTCCTCATGGCCACGATTGGATGGAGCCAGGAACGCACGGACGAGGTTCTGGTGCCGGTGATCCGCGATATGAATAAACGGGAGCAGGAAGGGACGCAGGCTAATATTACGAGCTTTTACCATGGGCCCACGGGGGCGGGGGCATTTGCGCCGAGGGTCCGGAATGGGGGGAAGAGTCGGATGGAAAACGCGTTTAGTCGACTGCGACAGGAGGCTGCTACGGGTCAGATTGTTAATGGAGATATCATTGATGCTGATGTCGATGTCGCTGTCGATGCAACATCGGGAGACAACCCTTCTCCACGTTCCCCTTCTCCTGGGCGTACCTCGGGGCGGAAGGGCAAGGGAAAGGGGACGAAGCGAGGCACCACCACCGCGTCCCAGGTCGATGATGAAGCGACAAGTAAAAAGCGGAAAACCAGACGGAGCAAAAATTGA
- the PIL1 gene encoding Eisosome component PIL1/LSP1 family protein (COG:S;~EggNog:ENOG410PFSH;~InterPro:IPR028245,IPR027267;~PFAM:PF13805), whose amino-acid sequence MHRTYSMRQSRAPTASQVENPPPPLSTTKTNRWLGKGGLGHAFRKNTAGAFGPDLARKLSQLVKMEKNVMRSMELVARERMETAQQLSIWGEACDEDVSDVTDKLGVLLYEIGELEDLFVDRYDQYRVTIKSIRNIEASVQPSRDRKQKITDEIAKLKYKDPNSPRIVVLEQELVRAEAESLVAEAQLSNITREKLKAAFQYQFDALREHCEKVAVIAGYGKHLLDLVDDTPVTPGETRQAYDGYDASKAIIQDCEDALTNWVSSKAVVKSNLSTRSRTLSQRQRENASRTREPVDLSSQDQPLKDRDSWVPADQHPGYQPEDDGEEAASTVDGETPRGREEERAPVVSVV is encoded by the exons ATGCATCGCACCTATTCTATGCGCCAATCGCGCGCCCCCACGGCGTCCCAAGTCGAGAACCCTCCCCCTCCACTGTCCACCACAAAGACCAACAGATGGCTCGGGAAAGGTGGCTTGG GCCATGCCTTCCGTAAGAACACCGCCGGTGCTTTTGGTCCCGACCTGGCCCGGAAACTCTCGCAATTGGTcaagatggagaagaacgtCATGCGCAGTATGGAGTTGGTCGCAAGAGAGCGGATGGAGACTGCC CAACAACTTTCCATCTGGGGTGAGGCCTGCGATGAAGATGTCTCGGATGTTACCGATAAGCTGGGTGTTTTGCTCTACGAGATTGGTGAGCTAGAGGACTTGTTTGTCGACCGGTACGACCAGTACCGTGTCACCATCAAGAGCATTCGTAACATCGAAGCCTCTGTCCAGCCTAGCCGCGACC GCAAGCAGAAGATCACCGACGAGATCGCCAAGCTCAAGTATAAGGACCCCAACTCGCCTCGCATCGTCGTTCTCGAGCAGGAATTGGTCCGTGCTGAGGCCGAGTCCCTCGTCGCCGAGGCTCAGCTGTCCAACATCACCCGTGAGAAGCTCAAGGCCGCCTTCCAGTACCAGTTCGACGCTCTCCGTGAGCACTGTGAGAAGGTTGCTGTCATTGCCGGCTACGGTAAGCACCTTCTAGACCTTGTTGACGACACCCCTGTCACCCCCGGCGAAACCCGTCAAGCCTACGATGGATACGACGCCAGCAAGGCCATCATCCAGGACTGCGAAGATGCCCTGACCAACTGGGTGTCCTCGAAGGCCGTTGTCAAGTCGAACCTGTCTACCCGTTCCCGCACTCTCTCCCAGCGTCAACGCGAGAACGCTTCCCGGACTCGTGAGCCAGTCGACCTATCCTCTCAAGACCAGCCCTTGAAGGACCGCGACTCGTGGGTCCCTGCTGACCAACACCCCGGCTACCAGCCCGAAGACGATGGTGAGGAGGCCGCCAGCACCGTTGATGGAGAGACACCCCGGGgacgagaagaagagagagcaCCAGTGGTCTCTGTCGTCTAG